In the genome of Granulibacter bethesdensis CGDNIH1, one region contains:
- a CDS encoding cell division protein FtsL has protein sequence MIRPITCICMLAASISGLYLYQTKHRTRMLDRQITEIERDTRQVRARIDTLKAEWALLNTPDRLNELATRYLNLKPTAPTQFASLADLNARLPAVVPPGSQPATPPDLLPPESDLQVPSGPTVAPTAVPMARLDRTPHPQMARNTMEPAEPGHTQPHKDASGIAPRGMASLSAPAYAGDDMDSTVTREANQDTASKAASHDGMKLKSTSTNHTRTPRTVTASVGTGFGSSPAQPSARSAIAAPKPVLLQTAAHGTPRNNGGYQAKGALSGNLVVARAAPVASAAPLMASALGMNRGSSLPPPVPVGGGY, from the coding sequence ATGATTCGCCCCATCACCTGCATCTGCATGCTCGCCGCGAGTATCTCCGGCCTGTATCTGTATCAGACCAAACATCGCACCCGCATGCTGGATCGCCAGATCACCGAGATCGAGCGCGATACCCGCCAGGTGCGTGCGCGCATCGACACGCTGAAAGCGGAATGGGCACTGCTGAACACACCGGACCGCCTGAACGAACTGGCCACGCGCTATCTGAACCTGAAGCCGACCGCGCCGACGCAGTTTGCCTCCCTTGCCGATCTGAACGCCCGCTTGCCTGCCGTTGTGCCGCCGGGCAGCCAGCCCGCCACACCGCCTGACCTGCTGCCGCCAGAGAGCGATCTGCAGGTGCCGTCCGGCCCGACCGTAGCACCGACAGCCGTACCGATGGCACGTCTGGACCGGACGCCGCATCCGCAGATGGCCCGCAACACTATGGAACCGGCAGAACCGGGCCATACCCAGCCACATAAGGATGCCAGCGGCATTGCTCCGCGTGGCATGGCTTCGCTGTCCGCGCCTGCCTATGCCGGGGACGATATGGACAGCACGGTGACCAGAGAGGCGAACCAGGATACGGCCAGCAAAGCCGCATCGCATGATGGCATGAAACTGAAGTCGACTTCCACGAACCACACCCGGACGCCGCGTACCGTAACGGCTTCCGTCGGCACAGGCTTTGGCTCATCCCCCGCCCAGCCCTCAGCACGGTCCGCCATCGCCGCCCCCAAACCGGTTCTGTTACAGACCGCTGCTCATGGCACACCGCGTAACAATGGCGGATATCAGGCCAAGGGTGCTTTATCCGGCAATCTGGTCGTGGCCCGTGCCGCGCCGGTTGCATCCGCTGCCCCGCTGATGGCGTCCGCGCTCGGGATGAACCGGGGCTCCAGCCTGCCTCCTCCGGTTCCGGTAGGAGGCGGCTATTGA
- the murF gene encoding UDP-N-acetylmuramoyl-tripeptide--D-alanyl-D-alanine ligase → MSALWTREALLAATGGRFSMPFDAHGVSIDTRTLEPADLFVALQGDNGDGHDHAEAALARGAAGVLAHRDGPGPRLLVNDTMSALQALGRFARDRFHGTVFAVTGSVGKTTTKEMLRTALAPFGPVHAAYASYNNHWGVPLTLARLPESARSCVVEIGMNHAGEIAPLAALARPHVAIITTVERSHIGHLGSIEAIADEKAALFSGLAADGVAIMPADSPMLPRLMAQAAPHRVMTFGTDANSMVRLQQIEAATDSSRLDIVVRGQSLSCTIGAPGRHMAMNALAALSAVDAAGFDPHPAAAALENFHALAGRGAKRSIALNDGQAVLLDESYNASSASIRAALDVLRLTPASRRIVVLGDILELGDQAVAEHAGLAQDIAACADLAFTCGPMMRHLFDALPASVRGAHEADSASLAPVVSAAIRDGDTILVKGSFGSRMCIVTAALDALTHSIREGAR, encoded by the coding sequence ATGAGCGCACTCTGGACCCGTGAGGCCCTGCTGGCCGCAACCGGCGGCCGCTTCTCCATGCCCTTCGATGCGCATGGCGTCTCGATTGATACCCGCACGCTGGAGCCTGCCGATCTTTTCGTGGCGCTGCAAGGAGACAATGGCGATGGACACGACCATGCCGAGGCGGCCCTGGCGCGGGGTGCGGCAGGTGTTTTAGCCCATCGTGACGGTCCCGGACCACGCCTGCTGGTGAACGATACCATGAGTGCCTTGCAGGCGCTGGGCCGCTTTGCACGCGACCGCTTCCACGGCACCGTCTTCGCCGTAACCGGCAGTGTCGGCAAGACCACGACCAAGGAAATGTTGCGCACCGCGCTGGCTCCATTCGGGCCGGTACATGCGGCCTATGCCTCCTACAACAATCATTGGGGCGTGCCGCTGACCCTCGCCCGACTGCCGGAAAGCGCCCGGAGCTGCGTGGTCGAAATCGGCATGAACCATGCCGGAGAAATCGCACCCCTCGCAGCCCTTGCCCGCCCGCATGTCGCCATCATCACCACGGTCGAACGCTCCCATATCGGTCACCTCGGCAGTATCGAGGCCATCGCCGACGAAAAAGCGGCTCTTTTCTCCGGGCTGGCAGCGGATGGCGTGGCGATCATGCCCGCCGACAGCCCGATGCTGCCGCGCCTGATGGCGCAGGCTGCTCCTCATCGCGTGATGACCTTCGGCACTGACGCCAACAGCATGGTCCGACTGCAACAGATCGAAGCGGCAACGGACAGTTCACGGCTCGATATTGTAGTGCGGGGGCAAAGCCTGTCCTGCACCATCGGCGCACCGGGCCGTCATATGGCCATGAATGCGCTGGCAGCCCTCTCCGCCGTGGATGCGGCAGGGTTTGACCCGCACCCGGCTGCCGCTGCGCTGGAAAATTTCCATGCGCTGGCAGGGCGTGGCGCGAAGCGTTCCATTGCCCTCAATGACGGTCAGGCCGTGTTACTGGATGAAAGCTACAACGCTTCCTCCGCCAGCATTCGTGCCGCTCTGGACGTGCTGAGACTGACCCCGGCCAGCCGGCGCATCGTCGTTCTGGGCGATATTCTCGAATTGGGCGATCAGGCGGTTGCCGAACATGCCGGTCTGGCGCAAGACATCGCCGCCTGTGCCGATCTTGCCTTTACCTGCGGACCCATGATGCGCCACCTGTTCGATGCCCTGCCTGCCTCTGTTCGGGGTGCGCATGAAGCCGATTCTGCCTCCCTCGCCCCGGTGGTGAGCGCCGCTATCCGGGATGGTGATACCATTCTGGTCAAAGGCTCCTTCGGCAGCCGCATGTGCATCGTGACGGCAGCGCTGGATGCCCTGACCCATTCTATCCGCGAGGGAGCACGCTGA
- the rsmH gene encoding 16S rRNA (cytosine(1402)-N(4))-methyltransferase RsmH — translation MNALPIRTAAPSGHSGGHSSTGTHVPVLLNEVLETLSPAPGGVFLDGTFGGGGYTRAILDTAEDSTVWAVDRDPAAITRGEALAARYRGRLHLIQGNFSQMASLLTDRGVNALDGIVLDIGVSSFQIDDPDRGFSFRTDGPLDMRMAGEGTSAADLIARLPEAEIANILYELGEERKSRQIARAIVSARAEEPITTTGRLASIIRCVVPPDRSGIDPATRSFQALRIAVNDELGELERALQQATNLLQPGGRLVIVSFHSLEDRIVKRFMNDAAGNAPSPSRYDPRGLVARTEPRFRLITSKAVRPGTAEQNANPRSRSARLRAIECLRRETTP, via the coding sequence ATGAACGCCCTTCCCATACGTACAGCCGCTCCTTCAGGGCATTCCGGCGGCCATTCCTCCACGGGAACCCATGTCCCGGTTCTGTTGAACGAGGTACTGGAAACCCTTTCTCCTGCTCCGGGCGGCGTGTTCCTGGATGGCACGTTCGGAGGTGGCGGCTATACCCGCGCCATTCTCGATACGGCGGAAGACAGCACGGTCTGGGCCGTCGACCGTGACCCGGCCGCCATTACCCGCGGCGAAGCGTTGGCCGCACGGTATCGAGGCAGGCTGCATCTGATCCAGGGCAATTTCAGCCAGATGGCAAGCCTGCTGACCGATCGGGGTGTCAACGCGCTGGACGGAATCGTGCTGGATATTGGCGTTTCTTCCTTCCAGATCGATGATCCGGACCGCGGTTTCAGTTTTCGCACCGATGGCCCGCTGGATATGCGGATGGCAGGGGAAGGCACGTCCGCGGCAGATCTGATCGCACGTCTGCCGGAAGCAGAAATCGCCAATATTCTGTATGAACTGGGTGAGGAACGTAAATCCCGCCAGATCGCGCGCGCCATCGTCAGTGCACGGGCAGAAGAACCGATCACGACCACTGGTCGTCTTGCCTCCATCATCCGTTGCGTCGTGCCGCCTGATCGCTCCGGCATTGATCCGGCGACCCGCAGCTTTCAGGCGCTTCGGATTGCCGTGAATGATGAACTCGGTGAGCTGGAACGGGCGTTGCAGCAGGCAACCAACCTGCTGCAACCGGGCGGACGGCTGGTCATCGTGTCCTTCCATTCGCTGGAGGACCGTATTGTAAAGCGTTTCATGAACGATGCCGCTGGCAATGCCCCTTCCCCTTCCCGTTACGATCCACGTGGCCTGGTTGCCCGCACTGAACCGCGTTTTCGCCTGATCACATCCAAGGCAGTGCGTCCCGGCACAGCCGAGCAGAACGCCAATCCACGCAGCCGAAGCGCCCGGCTGCGCGCAATAGAATGCCTGCGCAGGGAGACGACGCCATGA
- a CDS encoding peptidoglycan D,D-transpeptidase FtsI family protein produces MTDDFGTQAPPPDSAPRRPAGLGFVQPDPSGLPSETVRITAPDLARRALMDRTRGRLLFAAFGFLGLYTAVMLKLADATVLQPMLPHIPVHTAYKSGEDEHKSDAPTAFVQRATIVDRNNQILAISLPTSELYANPREMIDTAEAAHKLKTVLPQLDEDVVKARLASQKQFVYIARQITPRDVLKVNALGIPGVYFQPSEKRHYPLGRVAAQILGGVDVDEHGVAGVERAFDDRLRKDTTPLRLSIDVRVQAVLSEELQSAMTTFTAIGACGIVMDVRTGEVIAMVSLPDYDANAFGQTEANDRFNRAVTGMYEPGSTFKLQTAALALDTGSAHLWDYFDAANNIRIGRFTITDFKGKHRALAFPEVLAYSSNLGAAHMAMTAGAEKQRTWLRAMGMFQRIGIELPEAGLPIVPPASRWKELTTMTVGFGHGIAVSPLHVVRGTATLANGGILVKPTILAAPEDAPAGEAIGTRVMAPETSATLRKLMRLVVTAGYGKAADVPGYFVGGKTGTAEKIGAHGYKKHANVSAFMSVFPMNAPRYAVYFMLDEPHGTKETGGYSTAGQVSAPGAGRVIARIGPMLGLMPAPEDKRAAIQASLDIPLQPGVPAGARRTMVSSAEEKANAAREKAALAAEKRSAREQASPEVSTPTERQLREQHIKDLRHQARFDVPAGHDDAE; encoded by the coding sequence ATGACTGACGATTTCGGCACCCAGGCACCCCCACCCGATTCTGCCCCCCGCCGTCCGGCGGGGTTGGGTTTTGTACAGCCCGATCCGTCCGGCCTGCCATCTGAAACAGTGCGCATCACGGCACCCGATCTTGCGCGCCGCGCCTTGATGGACCGTACGCGGGGGCGATTGCTGTTTGCCGCTTTCGGATTTCTGGGTCTTTACACGGCCGTCATGCTGAAGCTGGCAGATGCGACCGTACTCCAGCCGATGCTGCCGCATATCCCGGTCCACACCGCCTATAAATCAGGGGAAGACGAGCATAAATCCGACGCGCCCACCGCCTTTGTGCAGCGCGCGACCATTGTAGACCGGAACAACCAGATTCTGGCGATTTCTCTGCCGACTTCCGAGCTATACGCCAATCCCCGCGAAATGATCGACACGGCGGAAGCGGCTCACAAACTCAAGACCGTGCTGCCGCAACTGGACGAAGACGTCGTGAAGGCACGACTGGCCAGCCAGAAACAGTTCGTCTACATCGCCCGCCAGATTACACCCCGCGATGTGCTGAAGGTGAATGCGCTGGGCATTCCCGGTGTCTATTTCCAGCCTTCGGAAAAGCGGCACTATCCGCTGGGACGCGTGGCGGCCCAGATTCTGGGCGGGGTCGATGTGGATGAACACGGGGTGGCCGGCGTCGAACGCGCTTTCGATGATCGACTGCGCAAGGACACAACGCCGCTGCGCCTGTCCATTGATGTGCGCGTGCAGGCCGTGCTGAGTGAAGAACTCCAGTCCGCCATGACCACCTTCACCGCGATCGGCGCGTGCGGAATCGTGATGGATGTGCGCACCGGCGAAGTCATCGCCATGGTCAGCCTGCCCGATTACGATGCCAACGCCTTCGGCCAGACCGAGGCCAATGATCGATTCAACCGGGCGGTCACCGGCATGTACGAACCGGGATCGACCTTCAAACTGCAAACTGCCGCGCTGGCGCTGGATACCGGCTCTGCCCATCTGTGGGATTATTTCGATGCGGCCAACAACATCCGTATCGGTCGCTTCACGATCACGGATTTCAAAGGCAAGCATCGTGCGCTGGCTTTTCCCGAAGTGCTGGCGTACTCCTCCAATCTCGGTGCCGCACATATGGCGATGACGGCAGGGGCGGAAAAACAGCGCACATGGCTCCGTGCCATGGGTATGTTCCAGCGGATCGGCATTGAATTGCCGGAAGCAGGTCTGCCGATTGTTCCGCCCGCCTCCCGCTGGAAAGAGCTGACCACCATGACGGTGGGTTTCGGCCATGGCATCGCGGTCTCTCCGCTGCATGTCGTGCGGGGAACGGCGACATTGGCCAATGGCGGAATTCTGGTAAAACCGACCATTCTGGCAGCCCCGGAAGATGCTCCGGCCGGGGAAGCCATCGGCACGCGCGTCATGGCACCGGAAACCTCGGCCACCTTGCGCAAGCTGATGCGGCTGGTGGTGACCGCAGGATACGGCAAGGCCGCGGACGTACCTGGGTATTTCGTCGGCGGCAAAACCGGCACGGCGGAAAAAATCGGTGCGCATGGTTATAAAAAACACGCCAATGTCAGCGCCTTCATGAGCGTGTTTCCGATGAATGCGCCGCGCTATGCGGTGTATTTCATGCTCGATGAACCGCACGGCACCAAGGAAACCGGTGGCTACTCCACCGCCGGGCAGGTCAGTGCGCCGGGTGCGGGGCGTGTCATCGCCCGTATCGGGCCGATGCTGGGCCTGATGCCCGCACCGGAGGACAAACGCGCCGCCATTCAGGCCAGTCTGGACATCCCCCTGCAACCCGGCGTCCCTGCGGGCGCACGACGCACCATGGTGTCCTCCGCCGAAGAAAAAGCCAATGCCGCCCGTGAAAAGGCCGCTCTGGCCGCCGAAAAGCGCAGCGCACGTGAGCAAGCCTCTCCGGAGGTCTCAACCCCGACAGAAAGGCAACTCAGGGAGCAGCATATCAAGGATCTGCGCCATCAGGCACGCTTCGACGTACCGGCGGGTCATGATGATGCTGAGTAA
- a CDS encoding FtsW/RodA/SpoVE family cell cycle protein, translating to MPSLSRTDTSLLGRWWWTVDRWTLLAVSTLIGFGYVMMLAASPAVAERIGENRDMFILKQVIFLALASVTVVATSLLTPRNIRRLALVACAGAILLTAMTLVHGVEIKGARRWIALPGMALQPSEFLKPSFAVVAAWLIAEGKRSRGFPGTLVAVGLFLVMAMLLKSQPDIGMLAVLSSVFFAQLFIAGLNMLLVLIGVGGFAGAGLAAYTLFPHVRSRVERFLHPQSGDSYQVDKALEAFGNGGLLGRGPGEGYVKNQLPDAHADFVFAVAGEEFGMVLCSIIVLIFAFIVIRQLLRLMREQDLFIVLASAGLVTSFGLQAFVNMASTLHLIPTKGMTLPFVSYGGSSVIAISLGMGMLLALTRTRHHGDVS from the coding sequence ATGCCGAGCCTGTCCCGCACCGACACATCCCTTTTGGGCCGCTGGTGGTGGACGGTCGATCGCTGGACATTGCTGGCTGTCAGCACGCTGATCGGATTCGGCTATGTCATGATGCTAGCCGCCAGCCCCGCCGTAGCGGAACGCATCGGTGAAAACCGCGATATGTTCATCCTGAAGCAAGTGATCTTTCTGGCGCTTGCATCGGTGACTGTTGTGGCCACCTCACTGCTGACCCCGCGCAATATCCGCAGGCTGGCACTGGTGGCCTGTGCAGGGGCCATCCTGCTCACCGCCATGACACTGGTGCATGGGGTGGAGATCAAGGGGGCCCGACGCTGGATCGCCCTGCCCGGCATGGCCTTGCAGCCCAGCGAATTCCTGAAACCTTCCTTTGCTGTCGTGGCCGCATGGCTGATCGCGGAGGGCAAGCGCAGCCGTGGTTTTCCCGGCACGCTGGTGGCGGTCGGGCTGTTTCTGGTGATGGCCATGCTGCTGAAATCACAGCCGGATATCGGCATGCTGGCGGTGCTGTCCTCCGTGTTTTTCGCCCAGCTTTTCATTGCAGGGCTGAACATGCTGCTGGTGCTGATCGGGGTCGGCGGCTTTGCCGGGGCAGGCTTGGCCGCCTACACATTATTCCCCCATGTGCGTAGCCGCGTGGAGCGCTTTCTGCATCCGCAATCCGGCGACAGCTATCAGGTGGACAAGGCGCTGGAAGCGTTTGGCAATGGTGGCTTGCTGGGGCGCGGCCCCGGCGAAGGCTATGTGAAAAACCAGCTTCCCGATGCCCATGCCGATTTCGTGTTCGCGGTGGCGGGTGAAGAATTCGGCATGGTGCTATGCAGCATCATCGTGCTGATTTTTGCCTTCATCGTCATCAGGCAGTTGCTGCGTCTGATGCGGGAGCAGGATCTGTTCATCGTGCTCGCCTCTGCCGGGCTGGTTACCAGCTTCGGGTTGCAGGCTTTCGTCAACATGGCCTCCACCCTGCATCTGATCCCGACCAAGGGCATGACGCTGCCTTTCGTTTCCTATGGCGGCTCCTCGGTGATCGCGATTTCGCTCGGGATGGGCATGCTGCTGGCCCTGACCCGCACGCGCCATCATGGAGACGTGTCATGA
- the murD gene encoding UDP-N-acetylmuramoyl-L-alanine--D-glutamate ligase produces MSGFSDRLLHGKRYGVLGLGRNGLPAAQALVAMGADVTVWDDGEAARSEAGNAGLTVSPLSVEGLDALILSPGIPHRLPKPHPVAVAALLAGVPVLSDAELLYQAVRLSGSRARFVGITGTNGKSTTTALTAHILREAGCPVAAGGNLGPAALALPLLPDNGVYVLEMSSYMLERLQTLRFDAAAMLNLSPDHIDRHGDMAGYETAKREIFQRQTGADLAVIGIDDPLSAAMAETLRKDGHPARIALVSGALCGDTQAEYGMQFGTLTDMQGPILPMVQAAALPGAHNAQNAAVAAAITLFLGVKREQVAAGVASFPGLPHRQERIAEADGILWINDSKATNADSTARALICHERILWIAGGIAKEGGIEDLAPLLPRVTHALLIGRDAPILAETLRAHGVPHTDAGTLDNAVTMAAALVKESGSNIVLLSPACASFDQFAHFEARGDHFRSLVQQQIGGGV; encoded by the coding sequence ATGAGCGGCTTTTCCGACAGGCTGCTGCACGGCAAGCGCTACGGCGTGCTCGGGCTTGGCCGGAATGGTCTGCCAGCCGCGCAAGCGCTGGTGGCGATGGGTGCAGATGTCACCGTCTGGGATGACGGCGAGGCCGCTCGGAGCGAAGCCGGCAATGCCGGACTGACTGTCTCCCCCCTTTCGGTCGAGGGGCTGGATGCGCTGATCCTGTCCCCCGGCATTCCACATCGCCTGCCGAAACCACACCCTGTCGCCGTAGCAGCGTTGCTGGCCGGTGTGCCGGTACTGTCGGATGCCGAGCTGTTGTATCAGGCCGTGCGCCTGAGCGGATCCCGCGCCCGTTTCGTCGGCATCACCGGCACCAACGGCAAATCCACCACCACCGCGCTGACCGCGCATATTCTGCGGGAAGCGGGCTGCCCGGTTGCAGCCGGCGGCAATCTGGGGCCTGCCGCGCTGGCGCTGCCCCTGCTGCCTGATAACGGCGTCTATGTGCTGGAGATGTCCAGCTACATGCTGGAACGGTTGCAGACCCTGCGCTTCGATGCCGCCGCCATGCTCAATCTCAGCCCGGATCATATCGACCGCCATGGCGATATGGCGGGTTATGAAACGGCCAAACGGGAGATTTTCCAGCGCCAGACCGGGGCTGATCTCGCTGTCATCGGCATCGACGATCCGCTTTCCGCCGCGATGGCAGAAACGCTCCGGAAAGATGGTCATCCCGCCCGCATAGCCCTGGTTTCAGGGGCGCTCTGCGGCGATACGCAAGCAGAATACGGCATGCAGTTCGGCACCCTGACCGACATGCAGGGACCAATCCTGCCCATGGTGCAGGCTGCCGCGCTGCCGGGGGCGCATAATGCGCAGAATGCGGCGGTAGCGGCGGCAATCACGCTTTTTCTGGGTGTGAAGCGTGAGCAGGTTGCAGCGGGCGTCGCCAGTTTCCCCGGCTTGCCCCACCGTCAGGAACGCATTGCCGAGGCGGATGGCATCCTGTGGATCAATGACAGCAAGGCGACCAATGCGGATTCTACCGCGCGCGCCCTGATCTGCCATGAACGGATCCTCTGGATTGCCGGCGGCATCGCCAAGGAAGGCGGGATCGAGGATCTGGCCCCCTTGCTGCCGCGCGTGACGCATGCGCTGCTGATCGGGCGGGATGCGCCGATATTGGCCGAAACGCTGCGGGCGCATGGTGTTCCGCATACCGATGCCGGTACGCTGGACAACGCCGTCACCATGGCTGCCGCACTGGTGAAGGAAAGTGGCAGTAACATCGTGCTGCTCTCCCCTGCCTGCGCCAGTTTCGACCAGTTCGCGCATTTCGAGGCCCGTGGCGATCATTTCCGCAGCCTGGTGCAGCAGCAGATCGGGGGAGGCGTCTGA
- a CDS encoding UDP-N-acetylmuramoyl-L-alanyl-D-glutamate--2,6-diaminopimelate ligase produces the protein MMLSNLLADTSAAPVTSLTGMAGVHISGITADSRQVMPGWVFAALPGQKTDGRRFIADAVERGAAAILAPAGTAWPPGVPPRPMIQDAEPRRLLALMAARLAGAQPHTIAAITGTNGKTSTADFLRQIWTLLGRSAASLGTLGLIAEGFHPQDSLTTPDPVTLAQTLAMLARAGIQHTALEASSHGLDQFRLDGVRLSAAAFTNLTRDHLDYHGTEAAYRTAKLRLFADLLPAGAPAIASPTLDQITLEALRGIARRRGLRLIIAGSPDSPLPLLAIEPHAGGQYLTIREEGTTHRINVPLPGRFQADNIITAATIAASLGKRGIVPLLSRLTGVRGRMEQAATLPNGAAIYVDYAHTPDALERLLDALRPHTSGKLHVVFGAGGDRDPGKRPLMGEAARTHADRLIVTDDNPRSENPAKIRAAILAACPDAEEIGDRAEAIAHAIRSLQPGDVLAIAGKGHEQGQTIGKTVHPFDDVSVARAIAAQVTS, from the coding sequence ATGATGCTGAGTAATCTCCTGGCAGATACTTCCGCAGCCCCGGTCACAAGCCTGACCGGCATGGCGGGCGTTCATATCAGCGGGATTACGGCCGACAGCCGTCAGGTTATGCCCGGCTGGGTCTTTGCCGCTCTGCCCGGCCAGAAAACGGATGGAAGACGCTTTATCGCCGATGCCGTGGAGCGCGGCGCGGCCGCCATTCTGGCACCCGCCGGCACGGCCTGGCCGCCCGGCGTTCCGCCCCGCCCGATGATTCAGGATGCTGAACCGCGCCGATTGCTCGCCTTGATGGCGGCACGGCTGGCCGGAGCACAACCTCACACCATCGCGGCCATCACCGGCACCAACGGGAAAACCAGTACGGCGGATTTTCTGCGGCAGATATGGACTCTGCTGGGTCGTTCTGCTGCCAGCCTCGGCACACTCGGCCTGATCGCGGAAGGCTTTCACCCGCAGGACAGCCTGACCACGCCTGATCCGGTGACACTGGCCCAAACTCTGGCCATGCTGGCACGGGCCGGGATTCAGCATACCGCGCTGGAAGCATCCTCTCACGGTCTGGATCAGTTCCGTCTGGATGGCGTCCGGTTATCGGCTGCCGCTTTCACCAACCTCACCCGCGATCATCTGGATTATCACGGGACCGAAGCCGCCTACCGCACCGCCAAGCTGCGCCTGTTCGCCGATCTGCTGCCCGCTGGCGCGCCTGCCATTGCCTCCCCCACGCTCGATCAGATCACGCTGGAGGCGCTGCGCGGTATTGCGAGACGGCGTGGGTTGAGGCTGATCATTGCGGGTTCGCCAGACTCTCCGCTGCCGCTGCTGGCGATCGAGCCTCATGCCGGGGGACAGTATCTGACCATCCGGGAAGAGGGCACCACACACCGCATCAACGTGCCTCTGCCAGGCCGTTTTCAGGCAGACAACATCATCACCGCCGCCACGATTGCCGCCTCGCTCGGCAAAAGGGGGATTGTGCCTCTGCTGTCACGCCTGACCGGCGTGCGCGGCCGGATGGAGCAGGCCGCCACCCTGCCCAACGGGGCTGCGATCTATGTCGATTACGCTCATACCCCCGACGCTCTGGAGCGTCTGCTGGATGCGTTGCGGCCGCATACCAGCGGAAAGCTGCATGTCGTGTTTGGGGCGGGCGGAGATCGCGATCCCGGCAAAAGACCGCTGATGGGGGAAGCGGCCCGCACCCATGCCGACCGTCTGATCGTGACCGACGACAACCCCCGCTCGGAAAATCCGGCGAAAATACGTGCTGCCATTCTCGCTGCCTGCCCCGATGCCGAGGAAATCGGCGACCGGGCCGAAGCCATTGCCCATGCCATCCGCAGCCTTCAGCCTGGCGATGTGTTGGCCATTGCAGGCAAGGGGCATGAGCAGGGCCAGACCATCGGCAAAACGGTGCATCCTTTCGACGATGTCTCGGTCGCCCGCGCTATCGCCGCTCAGGTGACGTCATGA
- the mraY gene encoding phospho-N-acetylmuramoyl-pentapeptide-transferase, with translation MLYDLAHPLAEQFFLFNLFRYITFRSGAACMTALIVSFLLGPALIRWLKSVQRGGQPIREDGPERHLLEKKGTPTMGGVLILAATGISTLLWTDLRNGYVWAVLLLTLGYGGIGFADDYLKLSKRNTKGLPGRVKLIGQAVIGLIAAIWIMSLTRDPLSTGLAIPLLKDVLIPLGFAFPLFGMLVAMGASNAVNLTDGLDGLAIVPTIIAAGVFALIAYLVGNHVFATYLQLNEVAGTGELTVFCSALIGAGLGFLWFNAPPARVFMGDTGSLALGGALGGVAIATKHEIVLAIVGGLFVVETISVIVQVFWYKRTGRRVFLMAPLHHHFEKKGWPESTIVIRFWIVSFILALAGLATLKIR, from the coding sequence ATGCTGTATGATCTCGCGCATCCGCTGGCAGAGCAGTTCTTTCTGTTCAACCTGTTCCGCTACATCACCTTCCGCTCCGGCGCTGCGTGTATGACGGCGCTGATCGTCAGCTTTCTGCTTGGCCCCGCGCTGATCCGCTGGCTGAAAAGCGTGCAGCGCGGTGGTCAGCCGATCCGCGAGGACGGACCGGAACGCCATCTGCTGGAGAAAAAGGGCACTCCCACCATGGGAGGCGTACTGATCCTCGCCGCCACCGGCATCAGCACCCTGCTCTGGACCGATTTGCGGAACGGCTATGTCTGGGCGGTCCTGCTGCTGACCCTCGGCTATGGCGGGATCGGCTTTGCGGATGATTACCTGAAGCTCAGCAAGCGCAACACCAAGGGGCTGCCCGGTCGCGTCAAGCTGATCGGTCAGGCCGTCATCGGGCTGATAGCAGCGATCTGGATCATGTCGCTGACGCGTGATCCGCTCTCCACCGGATTGGCCATTCCGCTGCTGAAGGACGTGCTGATTCCGCTCGGCTTCGCCTTTCCGCTTTTTGGCATGCTGGTCGCCATGGGGGCCTCCAACGCCGTCAATCTGACCGATGGTCTGGACGGGCTGGCCATTGTCCCCACCATCATAGCCGCCGGTGTATTTGCGCTGATCGCCTATCTGGTCGGCAATCATGTCTTCGCCACCTATCTGCAACTGAACGAGGTCGCAGGCACCGGGGAGCTGACCGTATTCTGCTCCGCCCTGATCGGCGCCGGGCTGGGCTTTCTCTGGTTCAATGCACCACCGGCCCGCGTCTTTATGGGCGATACCGGCAGCCTTGCGCTGGGTGGCGCACTCGGGGGTGTCGCCATCGCCACCAAACACGAAATCGTGCTGGCCATTGTCGGCGGCCTGTTCGTGGTGGAAACCATCTCCGTCATCGTGCAGGTGTTCTGGTACAAGCGCACCGGTCGGCGCGTGTTCCTGATGGCCCCTCTGCATCATCATTTCGAGAAGAAAGGCTGGCCTGAATCCACCATCGTGATCCGCTTCTGGATCGTCTCCTTCATCCTGGCTCTGGCCGGGCTGGCGACGTTGAAAATCCGATGA